Proteins co-encoded in one Paracrocinitomix mangrovi genomic window:
- a CDS encoding response regulator transcription factor — translation MTQEIKIGIAEDQTLFRHGLIQLLNELDGMQVIVEAENGQEFLDQLDENKIDVALLDYRMPVLNGTKTARELGLRHPDIKILFISMYNEEEFIISAIENGANGYITKDQDINEIELAIQSLMNTGYYMNDGTSSLIISNLLSNGRLSPTFNNKSNTLTDTEITVIKLICQEYRTSEIATMIHRGTRTVEGIRSNILKKIGAKNSSGIVMYAVKNGLIDL, via the coding sequence ATGACCCAGGAAATTAAAATAGGAATAGCTGAAGACCAAACTCTTTTTCGTCACGGACTCATTCAATTATTGAATGAACTAGACGGTATGCAGGTGATTGTTGAAGCTGAAAATGGTCAGGAATTTCTTGATCAACTTGATGAAAATAAAATTGATGTAGCTCTTTTAGATTATCGCATGCCCGTTTTAAACGGAACAAAAACAGCAAGAGAGTTAGGACTTAGACATCCGGATATTAAAATCCTCTTCATCTCCATGTATAACGAAGAAGAGTTTATTATCAGTGCTATTGAAAATGGAGCTAATGGCTACATTACAAAAGATCAAGACATCAATGAAATTGAATTGGCTATTCAAAGTTTGATGAATACAGGATATTACATGAATGATGGTACATCTAGCCTTATTATTTCAAATCTCTTGAGCAATGGAAGGCTGTCACCAACTTTCAATAACAAATCAAATACACTAACTGATACAGAAATTACAGTTATCAAATTGATTTGTCAAGAGTACAGAACCAGTGAAATTGCTACAATGATTCACCGCGGAACTAGAACAGTGGAAGGCATTAGATCTAATATTCTTAAAAAAATAGGAGCCAAAAATTCAAGCGGAATAGTAATGTACGCCGTGAAAAATGGCCTCATAGATTTATAA